The sequence GACACTCTAGCTGCATCATTTCTGTAATTGACAGTGACAGAGCAACCCATTTGTAGAAATTGCTCTGTAACCATTCTTCCGAGACCTTTGGAACCAGCAGTAATGACAGCATGTTTCACACCGCTTCAGCCTCCCTATTCCCCATTTTAATCTAATTTATCCGTCGAATTTTTGTCTCTACTTTAATTATGCTCGCTAGAGAAAATTATTCCCATCAAAATCCAGACATTCACCTAAGCTCAGGCTTTTCAGCTGAAATTTAAACCCCCACTTTTACAAGAGGGGGACTTGTGAACCTGTCGCAAGCTTTTGGTACAAAAAGCATTTATTGATTGAAGTTAAATTATCGATTTAATAATGTTAGAAACTCCATTTTTGATTCACCTTTTTCAGCAAATACTCCTCTAACAGATGTTGTCGTGGTCGAAGAATTGACTTTTTTAATTCCCCTGCCACACATACACATATGTTTTGCTTCAATAACAACCATTGTTCCATTGGGCTCTAAGATTTCTTCAATCGCCTCTGCAATTTGATTTGTTAATCGTTCTTGAACTTGGAAACGCTTTGCATAACCTTCCACCATTCTGCCTATTTTTGATAAACCCGTAATTTTTTCGTTTGGAATGTAACCAACATGCGCCACACCAAAAAACGGAGCAAAGTGATGTTCACACATTGAGTGGAATTCAATATTTTTAACAAGCACAAGTTCTTGATGATCCACATCAAAGACTTTCTCTAAATGTTCTTTTGGATCTTCACGATACCCTTCTGTATATTCAAGAAAGGCTTTTAAAACTCGAAAAGGGGTCTCTTCAAGACCGTTACGGTCCGGATCATCTCCACATAAACGGATTAAATCTTTAAGACCATCCATTATATTTTCAGATTGAGCTAGTTTTTTTCCTAGATTGGTAGGATCATTGTCTAGTAGCTCCATCAATGATTTTGTGTATATTGAACTTTCCTTTACAGCCATTTACAGTTACTCTCCTCTTTTAAAGATTAAACTCTATTATAACCATCCCTGCACGAAATTGGTATTCTAAATGTTAAAATTGAATAGAGTTATTGAAAAATGTTTATATTTTATATTAACATAAAAAACGCTTAGAAAGCGTTTTAAAGTATTTTCAAACATGATTAAATTAAATAATAAGAAACG is a genomic window of Niallia sp. XMNu-256 containing:
- the folE gene encoding GTP cyclohydrolase I FolE, with the protein product MAVKESSIYTKSLMELLDNDPTNLGKKLAQSENIMDGLKDLIRLCGDDPDRNGLEETPFRVLKAFLEYTEGYREDPKEHLEKVFDVDHQELVLVKNIEFHSMCEHHFAPFFGVAHVGYIPNEKITGLSKIGRMVEGYAKRFQVQERLTNQIAEAIEEILEPNGTMVVIEAKHMCMCGRGIKKVNSSTTTTSVRGVFAEKGESKMEFLTLLNR